A single Desulfovibrio legallii DNA region contains:
- a CDS encoding CcmD family protein, producing MDTLTWILLANAAVWAGLGAYLAFLAARQRRLAARLTQLELCDHD from the coding sequence ATGGATACCCTGACCTGGATACTGCTGGCCAACGCCGCCGTGTGGGCGGGCCTTGGCGCGTACCTGGCCTTTCTGGCGGCGCGCCAGCGCCGACTGGCCGCCCGTCTGACCCAACTGGAGCTCTGCGACCATGACTGA
- a CDS encoding cytochrome c biogenesis protein, with amino-acid sequence MPKFSLLPQVLALLGGLAFACCQWLIYAYAPTEATLGLVQKIFYVHLPLAWWALISFFVVFLASIAHLWRRGPGADRLAAAAAEVGVLLSGLALATGMLWARRSWGVWWTWDPRLTTTLIMWFVYAGYLVLRGLDLPPQRRATVCAVVGVAAFLDVPLVFISARIWRSIHPAVFASKGGGLEPEMRLTAMVCVAAFGLLWAGLVWTRKRQLDLAARLEACNVNRLRG; translated from the coding sequence ATGCCCAAATTCTCACTGCTGCCTCAGGTTCTGGCTCTGCTGGGCGGCCTGGCTTTTGCCTGCTGCCAGTGGCTCATCTATGCCTACGCCCCCACAGAAGCCACGCTCGGCCTGGTGCAGAAGATTTTTTACGTCCACCTGCCCCTGGCCTGGTGGGCGCTGATCAGCTTTTTTGTGGTTTTTCTCGCCTCCATCGCGCACTTATGGCGGCGCGGCCCCGGCGCGGACCGGCTGGCCGCCGCTGCGGCCGAGGTGGGCGTGCTTTTGAGCGGGCTGGCCCTGGCCACGGGCATGCTTTGGGCGCGGCGTTCCTGGGGCGTGTGGTGGACCTGGGATCCGCGCCTCACCACCACGTTGATCATGTGGTTTGTCTACGCGGGCTATCTGGTGCTGCGCGGGCTGGATCTGCCGCCCCAGCGCCGGGCCACGGTCTGCGCTGTGGTGGGCGTGGCGGCCTTTCTGGACGTGCCGCTGGTCTTCATTTCCGCGCGCATCTGGCGCTCCATCCACCCCGCCGTGTTTGCCAGCAAAGGCGGCGGCCTGGAGCCGGAAATGCGCCTCACGGCCATGGTCTGCGTGGCCGCCTTCGGCCTGCTCTGGGCCGGGCTGGTCTGGACCCGCAAACGCCAGCTGGACCTTGCGGCCCGCCTGGAGGCCTGTAACGTCAACCGGCTGCGCGGCTGA
- a CDS encoding tetratricopeptide repeat protein, translated as MTDTPQGAGRARALALFLGLGLLIMLGISLKDRFEHPHLTVENRQPAPAARDSGEAAIGDLMRQVAENPRDLNAMVHLVEHLVSAQNWEAAETFAQRAITLDVNNPRPLYLLGVVQHNQGRHKEAAATLEKVLTLKDDAAVRYSLGVLYLYYLNEPERGIAQLSAGLHSPEAGEDLKAAIRAELEKAPLPGGDADAKGKK; from the coding sequence ATGACTGACACCCCTCAAGGCGCGGGCCGCGCCCGTGCCCTGGCGCTGTTTCTGGGCCTGGGCCTGCTGATCATGCTGGGCATTTCGCTCAAGGACCGCTTTGAGCACCCCCACCTGACCGTGGAAAACCGCCAACCCGCCCCGGCGGCCCGCGACAGCGGCGAGGCCGCCATCGGCGACCTCATGCGCCAGGTGGCGGAGAACCCCCGCGACCTCAACGCCATGGTCCATCTGGTGGAGCACCTGGTCAGCGCCCAGAACTGGGAAGCCGCCGAAACCTTTGCCCAGCGCGCCATTACCCTGGACGTGAACAATCCCCGCCCCCTCTATCTGCTGGGCGTGGTGCAGCACAATCAGGGCCGCCACAAAGAGGCCGCCGCCACCCTGGAGAAAGTGCTGACCCTCAAGGACGACGCCGCCGTGCGCTACAGCCTGGGCGTGCTCTATCTGTACTACCTGAACGAACCGGAACGCGGCATCGCGCAGCTCAGCGCCGGGCTGCACAGCCCCGAAGCCGGCGAAGACCTCAAGGCCGCCATCCGGGCGGAGCTGGAAAAGGCCCCCCTGCCGGGCGGGGATGCGGACGCCAAGGGCAAGAAGTAG
- a CDS encoding glycosyltransferase produces MNAVQCNITMPVYNRPEMTLKNILNLRGKTRTSIPYVLTVVDNGSEPELRRRLLDLHREGIIHNLFLLPRNMGISCACNVGWQAVDAPFYLKFDNDMHIRAPDWLDRLFRLYARVEPRANLGPSFSLERVRQRPRLRCEDGELGVCGTNLCGQCILVPRAVSDILGYWSEDYGLYGAEDGDYGLRMQCAGFPQYYYYAAQLMEHQGKDPKDYDPRFLDKGLEHCRLFVEEDGTVGLFRLNSYLYKICARSWRPPLRCRVLDVTAGHEVILGENPEYATVAQALHISQELVQRRYARYGEAGIAEDAFVWKIKRIWEDCGQGCEAILKGAGA; encoded by the coding sequence GTGAACGCCGTGCAGTGCAACATCACCATGCCGGTTTACAACCGGCCGGAAATGACCCTGAAGAACATCCTGAACCTGCGCGGCAAGACGCGCACGTCCATTCCGTATGTGCTGACGGTGGTGGACAACGGCAGCGAGCCGGAGCTGCGCCGTCGGCTGCTGGACCTGCACCGGGAAGGGATCATCCATAACCTGTTTCTGCTGCCGCGCAACATGGGCATTTCCTGCGCCTGCAACGTGGGCTGGCAGGCCGTGGACGCGCCCTTTTACCTCAAGTTCGACAACGATATGCACATCAGAGCCCCGGACTGGCTGGACCGGCTGTTTCGCCTCTACGCCAGGGTGGAGCCGCGCGCCAATCTGGGGCCGTCGTTTTCGCTGGAGCGGGTGCGGCAAAGGCCACGCCTGCGCTGCGAGGACGGTGAGCTGGGCGTGTGCGGCACGAATCTGTGCGGACAGTGCATTCTTGTGCCCAGGGCGGTTTCGGACATTCTGGGCTACTGGAGCGAGGACTACGGCCTCTACGGCGCGGAAGACGGCGACTACGGCCTGCGCATGCAGTGCGCCGGGTTTCCGCAATACTATTACTATGCCGCGCAGCTTATGGAACATCAGGGCAAGGATCCCAAGGACTATGATCCGCGTTTTTTGGATAAGGGCCTGGAGCACTGCAGGCTTTTTGTGGAAGAGGACGGCACGGTAGGGCTGTTCCGCCTGAACAGCTATCTGTACAAAATCTGCGCGCGCAGCTGGCGGCCGCCCTTGCGCTGCCGCGTGCTGGACGTCACCGCCGGGCATGAGGTCATTCTGGGGGAAAACCCGGAATATGCCACTGTGGCGCAGGCCCTGCATATATCTCAGGAACTTGTGCAACGCCGGTACGCCCGTTATGGCGAGGCCGGCATTGCCGAAGACGCTTTCGTATGGAAAATAAAGCGCATCTGGGAAGACTGCGGGCAAGGCTGCGAGGCTATTCTGAAAGGAGCCGGAGCATGA
- the thiL gene encoding thiamine-phosphate kinase, with translation MGASLSEDGILGLLARHFPAAHPSLLLGRGDDCAILRAGRPLCVSSDLFLEDVHFRRAYFTPEDTGYKALAVNVSDVAACGGRPLGFSLCLGLPSWADAAWLDGFFAGMAGLAQEQQMVLAGGDLSRCERLHVSVTVWGEPVEPGSFLVRGGSMPGDTLFVVGRLGLARTGLQALEAQGRAALEVWPAACAAHLRPRPQVDAGLMLARAGYNARPPALMDLSDGLLRDLPRLLGLTGEQSVACQDRCACLGAEIVLAQGQLHPEVVRYAAQRGRNPVHEALRGGEDYALLGSCAPDMLPALHAAIPGLTSIGVVTSGGRILCNNESTDSLGHGFDHFEA, from the coding sequence ATGGGCGCGTCGCTTTCCGAAGACGGCATTCTGGGCCTGCTGGCCCGCCATTTTCCTGCTGCCCATCCCTCGCTGCTGCTGGGGCGCGGGGACGACTGCGCCATCCTGCGGGCCGGGCGTCCCCTGTGCGTAAGCAGCGACCTTTTTCTGGAGGACGTCCACTTCCGCCGGGCCTATTTCACGCCTGAGGACACGGGCTACAAGGCCCTGGCCGTCAACGTGAGCGATGTGGCCGCCTGCGGCGGCCGCCCCCTGGGCTTCAGCCTGTGCCTGGGCCTGCCCTCCTGGGCGGACGCGGCCTGGCTGGACGGCTTTTTTGCCGGCATGGCCGGTCTGGCGCAGGAACAGCAGATGGTTCTGGCTGGGGGCGACCTTTCCCGCTGCGAGCGGCTGCACGTTTCCGTCACGGTCTGGGGCGAGCCCGTGGAGCCGGGGAGCTTTCTTGTCCGCGGCGGCAGCATGCCGGGGGATACGCTGTTTGTGGTGGGGCGTCTGGGGCTGGCCCGCACGGGCCTGCAGGCGCTGGAAGCGCAGGGGCGCGCCGCTCTGGAGGTCTGGCCCGCAGCCTGCGCGGCCCATCTGCGGCCCCGGCCGCAGGTGGACGCGGGGCTTATGCTGGCGCGGGCGGGCTACAACGCCCGGCCCCCGGCCCTCATGGACCTCTCCGACGGGCTGCTGCGCGACCTGCCCCGGCTGCTGGGCCTTACGGGCGAGCAGAGCGTCGCCTGCCAGGACCGTTGCGCCTGCCTGGGCGCGGAGATCGTCCTGGCCCAGGGGCAGCTCCATCCGGAAGTGGTGCGCTACGCCGCGCAGAGGGGCAGAAACCCCGTGCACGAGGCCCTGCGCGGCGGCGAGGACTACGCCCTGCTGGGCTCCTGCGCGCCGGACATGCTCCCGGCCCTGCACGCGGCCATTCCCGGCCTGACCAGCATCGGCGTGGTCACTTCCGGCGGGCGCATCCTCTGCAACAACGAGTCAACGGACAGTCTGGGGCACGGCTTCGACCATTTTGAAGCCTAA
- a CDS encoding ABC transporter ATP-binding protein: protein MLELTRVAKIYGVKVVFKNVSCAFAAGNVSLLVGGNGAGKSTLMRIMAGLARPSAGAVRRDESLRVGYLGHSTFLYAGLSALENLNFWREAYGLPLSRKDLTACLERVGLAAHAQERAGVFSRGMAQRLNLARVLMQEPDLLLLDEPGTGLDAASLALLRREVLAAKARGACVVLISHDLAGDAPLADRLLALADRSLIFDGPPAAFGGFAASDPAAVPAAPGGKACCA from the coding sequence GTGCTGGAACTCACGCGCGTGGCCAAAATTTACGGCGTTAAGGTCGTCTTCAAAAACGTGAGCTGCGCCTTTGCGGCGGGCAACGTTTCCCTGCTGGTGGGCGGCAACGGCGCGGGCAAAAGCACGCTGATGCGGATTATGGCGGGCCTGGCGCGGCCCAGCGCGGGCGCGGTGCGCCGCGACGAAAGCCTGCGCGTGGGCTATCTGGGGCACAGCACCTTTTTATACGCCGGGCTCAGCGCGCTGGAAAATCTCAATTTCTGGCGCGAAGCCTATGGCCTGCCCCTTTCCCGCAAGGATCTCACGGCCTGCCTGGAGCGGGTAGGCCTGGCGGCCCACGCCCAGGAACGGGCCGGGGTGTTTTCGCGCGGCATGGCCCAGCGCCTGAACCTGGCCCGGGTGCTCATGCAGGAGCCGGATCTGCTCCTCCTGGACGAGCCGGGCACGGGGCTGGACGCGGCCTCCCTGGCTCTGCTGCGGCGGGAAGTCCTTGCCGCCAAAGCGCGCGGGGCCTGTGTGGTGCTCATCAGCCACGACCTGGCCGGGGACGCGCCCCTGGCGGACCGGCTGCTGGCCCTGGCGGACCGCAGCCTGATTTTTGACGGCCCGCCTGCGGCCTTCGGCGGCTTTGCCGCGTCGGACCCAGCGGCCGTCCCCGCCGCCCCAGGAGGCAAGGCATGCTGCGCCTGA
- a CDS encoding cytochrome c maturation protein CcmE — MACKKNTGIYVVALLLFLSGVGYLAYSGFAENSVYFLNVAEAKAATPEKLTAARLFGTVAEAGLAPHSSGPGVDFRLVDKDNANQTIEVSYRGVVPDTFKAGAEVIVEGGMGPEGRFKAKTLMTKCPSKYQKENRRG, encoded by the coding sequence ATGGCGTGTAAAAAAAACACCGGCATCTATGTGGTCGCCCTGCTGCTCTTTCTGAGCGGCGTGGGGTATCTGGCGTATTCCGGCTTTGCCGAAAACAGCGTCTACTTCCTCAACGTTGCCGAGGCCAAGGCCGCCACGCCTGAGAAACTCACCGCGGCCCGCCTGTTCGGCACCGTGGCCGAAGCCGGGCTCGCCCCGCACAGCTCCGGCCCCGGCGTGGATTTTCGCCTGGTGGATAAGGACAACGCCAACCAGACCATTGAGGTCAGCTACCGCGGCGTAGTGCCCGACACCTTCAAGGCCGGGGCGGAAGTCATTGTGGAGGGCGGCATGGGGCCTGAGGGCCGCTTCAAGGCCAAGACGCTCATGACCAAGTGCCCTTCCAAATACCAGAAAGAAAACCGGCGCGGTTGA
- a CDS encoding heme exporter protein CcmB has protein sequence MLRLTLAVCRKDLTLVLARGSGLVQALLLGLLLLFVFSLSQGVGERMTPQGAAAVFWISSAFCQVLIFNQLYALEEAGNARLGLLLCPAPVQAVWLGKACAGWVLLALAQLVFLPAAVVFLGQDASGPLPPALAALALTDVGMCALGSLLGALAQGQAARESLLSIVLFPLLTPLLLAGISVGAQALGAPAPDGPGLWLGLAAAFDAVFLGAGLLLFGFIYAGED, from the coding sequence ATGCTGCGCCTGACCCTGGCCGTATGCCGCAAAGACCTGACCCTGGTGCTGGCCAGGGGCAGCGGCCTGGTACAGGCCCTGCTGCTGGGGCTCTTGCTGCTCTTCGTGTTCAGCCTTTCCCAGGGCGTGGGCGAACGCATGACGCCCCAGGGCGCGGCCGCCGTATTCTGGATCAGCTCGGCCTTCTGCCAGGTGTTGATCTTTAACCAGCTCTACGCCCTGGAAGAGGCCGGCAACGCCCGTCTGGGCCTGCTGCTCTGCCCCGCGCCCGTGCAGGCCGTGTGGCTGGGCAAGGCCTGTGCGGGGTGGGTGCTTCTCGCCCTGGCGCAACTGGTGTTTCTGCCCGCGGCCGTGGTTTTTCTGGGGCAGGACGCGAGCGGCCCGCTGCCTCCGGCCCTGGCCGCCCTGGCCCTGACGGACGTGGGCATGTGCGCCCTGGGTTCTTTGCTGGGGGCCCTGGCCCAGGGGCAGGCCGCGCGCGAATCCTTGCTGAGCATTGTCCTGTTCCCGCTGCTGACGCCGCTCCTGCTGGCGGGCATCAGCGTGGGCGCGCAGGCCCTGGGCGCGCCCGCCCCGGACGGCCCCGGACTCTGGCTCGGCCTGGCCGCCGCCTTTGACGCTGTATTTCTGGGGGCGGGGCTCCTGCTGTTCGGCTTTATCTATGCGGGGGAGGACTGA
- a CDS encoding ATP-dependent helicase, translating to MIDYAQALNEAQYAAATSGDGPTLVVAGAGSGKTRTIVYRLAWLAERGVPPENMLLLTFTRKAAREMLHRAGLLLGQGLAGVQGGTFHAFAYGVLRRWRPSWLGDRPFTVMDAADITAAVKQCKEALRLGKGDRSFPKTQSIVGLLSKARNKEQPLDEVLQREAFHLLPHAEALAQLDMAYRAYRREKGLLDYDDLLFELEALLRENAAAAEALRARYSHILVDEYQDTNLVQARLVRLLAGEGGNVMAVGDEAQSIYAFRGANVRNILDFPKLFPGARVIRLEENYRSTRPVLEVANSLLAHAAESFRKKLFTRKEGGAPVRLVAPLSDLSQARLVVRRIEDLLQEHLPHEIAVLFRAGFHSYQLELALNQASIPFRKYGGLRYTEAAHVKDVMAYVRLLLNPLDMPAFARVAAQHHGIGPKTVEKLYAAAARGDAKITGKAFARFPGLLEDLRFVDGLRAAPQAPAATLGTVLEHYRPRLETLYPEDWPRRQQGLEEIVQMASGYTDLDLFVADLALESPEEESDDGEGRVTLSTVHSAKGLEWNAVLIIDLVEDRFPSRHALARPEDFEEERRLMYVACTRARQNLDLYVPATLYSRAERGSQHVSPSPFVRELAPGLVEEWVEGFGGALTRREAGGMGFGRKTGLGERPPVGCGAADGRPGGRAERLSAAYDDCQLPPEERADAPAGAGATARATTRQTLPAAAACPTACGTPPSGPAGERAEGPAGALCYCRHRIFGRGKIVKELPPDKVQVNFPGFGLKVILREYLLLEG from the coding sequence ATGATCGACTACGCACAAGCCCTTAATGAGGCGCAATACGCGGCGGCCACCAGCGGCGACGGTCCCACCCTGGTGGTGGCGGGCGCGGGCAGCGGCAAAACCCGCACTATTGTTTACCGTCTGGCCTGGCTGGCGGAGCGGGGCGTGCCCCCGGAGAACATGCTGTTGCTCACGTTCACGCGCAAGGCCGCGCGGGAGATGCTGCACCGGGCCGGGCTGCTGCTGGGGCAGGGGCTGGCCGGAGTGCAGGGCGGCACGTTCCACGCCTTTGCCTATGGGGTTTTGCGTCGCTGGCGGCCCTCCTGGCTGGGCGACCGTCCGTTTACGGTCATGGACGCGGCGGACATCACGGCGGCGGTCAAGCAGTGCAAGGAAGCCCTGCGGCTGGGCAAGGGGGACCGCTCCTTCCCCAAGACGCAGAGCATTGTGGGCCTGCTGAGCAAGGCCAGGAACAAGGAGCAGCCCTTGGACGAGGTGCTGCAGCGCGAGGCCTTCCACCTTTTGCCCCACGCCGAGGCCCTGGCCCAGCTGGATATGGCCTACAGGGCCTACCGGCGGGAAAAGGGCCTGCTGGACTACGACGACCTGCTTTTTGAGCTGGAGGCGCTGCTGCGGGAGAACGCCGCGGCTGCGGAGGCCCTGCGCGCGCGCTACAGCCATATTCTTGTGGACGAATACCAGGACACCAACCTGGTGCAGGCCCGCCTGGTGCGGCTTTTGGCCGGGGAGGGCGGCAACGTCATGGCCGTGGGCGACGAGGCCCAGTCCATCTACGCCTTCCGCGGGGCCAACGTGCGAAATATTCTGGATTTTCCCAAGCTGTTTCCGGGGGCGCGGGTCATCCGCCTGGAGGAGAACTACCGCTCCACCAGGCCGGTGCTGGAGGTGGCCAACAGCCTGCTGGCCCACGCGGCGGAATCCTTCCGCAAAAAGCTGTTTACGCGCAAGGAGGGCGGCGCGCCCGTGCGGCTGGTGGCGCCTTTGAGCGATCTGAGCCAGGCCAGGCTGGTGGTGCGGCGCATTGAGGATCTGCTGCAAGAGCATCTGCCCCATGAGATCGCCGTGCTTTTCCGGGCCGGGTTCCATTCCTACCAGCTGGAGCTGGCCCTGAACCAGGCCTCCATTCCGTTCCGCAAGTACGGGGGGCTGCGCTATACCGAGGCCGCGCACGTCAAGGACGTCATGGCCTATGTGCGACTGCTGCTCAATCCGCTGGATATGCCCGCCTTTGCCCGGGTGGCGGCGCAGCACCACGGCATAGGCCCCAAGACCGTGGAAAAGCTCTATGCGGCGGCGGCCAGGGGCGACGCCAAAATAACGGGAAAAGCCTTTGCCCGCTTTCCCGGCCTCTTGGAGGACCTGCGTTTTGTGGATGGCCTGCGCGCCGCGCCGCAGGCCCCGGCGGCCACCCTGGGCACGGTGCTGGAGCACTACCGCCCCCGGCTGGAGACCCTCTACCCAGAGGACTGGCCCCGCCGCCAGCAGGGGCTGGAGGAGATTGTGCAGATGGCCTCAGGCTATACGGATCTGGATCTTTTTGTGGCCGATCTGGCCCTGGAATCGCCGGAGGAAGAGAGCGACGACGGCGAGGGCCGGGTGACCCTGTCCACCGTGCATTCGGCCAAAGGGCTGGAGTGGAACGCCGTGCTCATCATTGACCTGGTGGAGGACCGCTTCCCCTCGCGCCACGCTCTGGCCCGGCCTGAGGATTTTGAGGAGGAGCGCCGTCTTATGTATGTGGCCTGCACCCGCGCCCGGCAGAACCTGGATCTGTATGTGCCCGCCACCCTGTACAGCCGGGCGGAGCGCGGCAGCCAGCATGTGAGCCCCAGCCCCTTTGTGCGCGAGCTGGCTCCGGGCCTGGTGGAGGAATGGGTGGAGGGTTTCGGCGGCGCGCTGACCCGGCGCGAGGCGGGCGGCATGGGCTTCGGCCGCAAAACGGGCTTGGGCGAGCGCCCGCCCGTGGGCTGCGGCGCGGCGGACGGGCGGCCCGGAGGCCGGGCGGAGCGCCTGAGCGCCGCCTATGACGATTGCCAGCTGCCGCCGGAGGAACGCGCCGACGCGCCCGCGGGGGCAGGCGCAACGGCCCGCGCGACAACGCGGCAGACGCTCCCGGCGGCTGCCGCCTGCCCGACGGCTTGCGGGACACCCCCTTCCGGCCCGGCCGGAGAGCGGGCGGAAGGCCCCGCGGGCGCGCTCTGTTATTGTCGGCACCGCATTTTCGGGCGGGGCAAAATCGTGAAGGAACTGCCGCCGGACAAAGTGCAGGTCAATTTTCCCGGTTTCGGGCTGAAGGTGATCCTGCGCGAATACCTGCTGCTGGAGGGCTGA
- a CDS encoding heme lyase CcmF/NrfE family subunit produces the protein MYVFAFALLLLVLLAALGGGGLALLQIWQGRDDCLRLVEKAHLAISAALTLASALLLHALYWNDFSVQYVAHYTDRILPVFYRLTAFWAGQPGSMLFWALAVGLSGTLFACTRAYQGLSRPTRLWYWSFFYVIMGFFALVLTVWSNPFVLQSPAPADGNGLNPLLQNPGMIFHPPLLFLGYGGFTVPACLALAQSLSGQARAEGAWFRAARPCIILAWLFLTAGIVLGAWWAYMELGWGGYWAWDPVENASLIPWLIATASLHTLIVEDRRRKLTRVNAAMMALTTVAAFFATYLVRSGVIDSVHAFGDGGVGTPLLCFILAGLAVAFWVPMTAPREGAPLAGLDSREGFLTLVAWVLLALAAIILTATMWPVISKLWSAAPQGLDARFYNRVCLPLGAVLLLLMTFCPWFGWGGGMRERKNFLIVLAAAHLSGAGIWLLGYRQPVALIAAAACIGILVGVGVLLTRQAVRRHPPSLGALGAHLGLALAALGIAFSGPYTQDSELSLAQGDSGAVGAYTATLLELQEGRRPGYDFIAARLQIRKNGKTVGEVAPERRLYDKFGNMQFSEVDVIPGLGNEVYASLLGLDSRSRVVVKVSVEPLVNWLWIGGTLMCLLPLMGLRRGKGKADGQETDGTDAGAAGRTTA, from the coding sequence ATGTACGTATTTGCCTTTGCCCTCCTGCTTCTCGTGCTGCTGGCCGCGCTGGGCGGCGGCGGCCTGGCCCTGCTCCAGATCTGGCAGGGCCGCGACGACTGCCTGCGCCTGGTGGAAAAGGCCCACCTGGCCATCAGCGCCGCGCTGACCCTGGCCTCGGCCCTGCTCCTGCACGCCCTGTACTGGAACGACTTCAGCGTGCAGTATGTGGCCCACTACACGGACCGCATCCTGCCCGTGTTTTACCGCCTTACGGCCTTTTGGGCCGGGCAGCCCGGATCCATGCTCTTCTGGGCCCTGGCCGTGGGCCTGAGCGGCACGCTCTTTGCCTGCACCCGCGCCTACCAAGGCCTGAGCCGCCCCACCAGGCTCTGGTACTGGAGCTTTTTTTACGTCATCATGGGCTTTTTTGCCCTGGTCCTTACGGTCTGGAGCAACCCCTTTGTGCTGCAAAGCCCGGCCCCGGCCGACGGCAACGGCCTGAACCCCCTGCTCCAGAACCCCGGCATGATCTTTCACCCACCCCTGCTTTTCCTGGGCTACGGCGGCTTTACCGTGCCCGCCTGCCTGGCCCTGGCCCAAAGCCTTTCCGGCCAGGCCCGCGCCGAAGGGGCCTGGTTCCGCGCGGCGCGGCCCTGCATCATCCTGGCCTGGCTTTTTCTCACTGCGGGCATAGTGCTGGGGGCCTGGTGGGCCTATATGGAGCTCGGCTGGGGCGGCTACTGGGCCTGGGATCCGGTGGAGAACGCCTCCCTCATCCCCTGGCTCATCGCCACGGCCTCCCTGCACACCCTCATCGTGGAGGACCGCCGCCGCAAGCTCACGCGGGTCAACGCAGCCATGATGGCCCTGACCACCGTGGCCGCCTTTTTCGCCACCTATCTGGTGCGCAGCGGCGTCATTGATTCCGTACACGCCTTCGGCGACGGCGGCGTGGGCACGCCCCTGCTCTGCTTCATCCTGGCCGGGCTGGCCGTGGCCTTCTGGGTGCCCATGACCGCCCCGCGCGAGGGCGCGCCCCTGGCCGGGCTGGACAGCCGCGAAGGCTTCCTTACCCTGGTGGCCTGGGTGCTGCTGGCCCTGGCCGCCATCATCCTCACGGCCACCATGTGGCCCGTGATCAGCAAGCTGTGGTCCGCCGCGCCGCAGGGCCTGGACGCCCGGTTCTACAACCGCGTCTGCCTGCCCCTGGGGGCCGTGCTGCTGCTGCTCATGACCTTTTGCCCCTGGTTCGGCTGGGGCGGCGGCATGCGCGAGAGAAAAAACTTTCTCATCGTGCTGGCGGCGGCCCATCTGAGCGGGGCGGGCATCTGGCTGCTGGGCTACCGCCAGCCCGTGGCCCTCATTGCCGCCGCGGCCTGCATCGGCATTCTGGTCGGTGTGGGCGTGCTTCTCACCCGGCAGGCCGTGCGTCGACATCCCCCCAGCCTGGGGGCCCTGGGCGCGCATCTGGGCCTGGCCCTGGCGGCCCTGGGCATCGCCTTTTCCGGCCCCTATACGCAGGACAGCGAGCTTTCTCTGGCCCAGGGCGACTCCGGCGCGGTGGGCGCGTACACGGCCACCCTGCTGGAACTGCAGGAGGGCCGCCGCCCCGGCTATGACTTCATCGCCGCCCGGCTGCAGATCCGCAAAAACGGCAAAACCGTGGGCGAAGTGGCTCCGGAACGCCGCTTGTACGACAAGTTCGGCAACATGCAGTTTTCGGAAGTGGACGTGATCCCTGGCTTGGGCAACGAGGTCTACGCCTCCCTGCTGGGCCTGGACAGCCGCTCCCGCGTGGTGGTCAAGGTCAGCGTGGAGCCGCTGGTCAACTGGCTGTGGATCGGCGGCACGCTCATGTGCCTGCTGCCGCTCATGGGCCTGCGGCGCGGCAAGGGCAAGGCCGATGGCCAGGAAACCGACGGCACGGACGCCGGGGCGGCAGGCCGCACAACCGCCTGA
- a CDS encoding class II aldolase/adducin family protein: MNATCVSLPGEAVEQLREACRDAWRQGLLCGCNGNVSLLLPGGSGGTPPGRADAAADGLNVAQPLPGARVCITRSGAAKGRLTAADCCLMDAATGAVLLGGPPSSESAMHLAVYAARPRCRAIVHVHPRHLLALSLRLKAEDMLRLPLFEAEVWRARLGFAPALPPGSAALAQAVGSAAAQRPAVWMAGHGLCCAGEDLTAALALAEELEHLAAIQLLARL; this comes from the coding sequence ATGAACGCAACCTGCGTCTCTCTGCCGGGAGAAGCCGTGGAGCAACTGCGCGAAGCCTGCCGCGACGCCTGGCGGCAAGGGCTGCTCTGCGGCTGCAACGGCAACGTGAGCCTGCTGCTGCCCGGCGGTTCGGGCGGAACTCCGCCGGGCCGTGCGGACGCGGCGGCAGACGGGCTAAACGTTGCGCAGCCTCTCCCCGGCGCGCGCGTCTGCATCACCCGCTCCGGCGCGGCCAAGGGGCGGCTCACGGCGGCGGATTGCTGCCTTATGGACGCGGCCACAGGGGCCGTGCTGCTGGGCGGGCCGCCCTCCAGCGAAAGCGCCATGCACCTGGCCGTGTACGCGGCTAGGCCGCGCTGCAGGGCCATCGTGCATGTGCATCCGCGCCACCTGCTGGCCCTGAGCCTGCGCCTGAAGGCGGAAGACATGCTGCGCCTGCCCCTGTTTGAGGCAGAGGTCTGGCGCGCCAGGCTGGGCTTTGCCCCGGCCCTGCCCCCCGGCAGCGCGGCCCTGGCCCAGGCTGTGGGCAGCGCCGCCGCCCAGCGCCCGGCCGTATGGATGGCCGGGCACGGCCTGTGCTGCGCCGGGGAAGACCTTACCGCAGCCCTGGCCCTGGCCGAAGAGCTGGAACATCTGGCGGCCATCCAGCTTTTGGCGCGGCTGTAG